A single Cyprinus carpio isolate SPL01 chromosome A6, ASM1834038v1, whole genome shotgun sequence DNA region contains:
- the LOC109080987 gene encoding BMP/retinoic acid-inducible neural-specific protein 3-like encodes MALWELLFLTFSLRCWLTSSASLAEEGPAGPLDWLLSDKGPFHHTQEYTEFVERNRQGFSTRYKIYREFGRWKVNNLAVERRDFLNSPLPLTPEIIRNIRLLGRRPTAQLITDNLIKKYGTHFLLSATLGGEEALTIFVDKRKLSKKAEASDYTSNSTAVTLEALHQLAASYFIDRESTLRKLHHIQIASTAIKVTETRTGPLGCSNYDNLDSVSSVLVQSPENKVHLQGLQVILPDYLRDTFVQAALSYIACNGEGTFVCRDNDCWCKCDPKFPECNCPYMDIQAMEESLLRISESWALTYKEFEDSDEFKTFLMRLPQNFFLNSSMIQHLWSLDGVFQRRYEQLESSMKSLFKRAQRVVYKLFSLSKRCQKQPHINLPRERPQSYWLNYFQSLLYCSENNQLGSFSEELHTCICAYDHSYCQVPTPCFVGDGAACVACASDNHTRCGSCNVGFMLSQGTCRPMVADSNENYLGFETDLQDLELRYLLQRADRRLEVHAIFISNDMRLNSWFDPSWRKRMLLTLKSNKYKSNLVHMLLGVSLQICLTKNSTLEPALTLFINPFGGSHSESWLIPVNENNFPDWKSAKLDLPLECFNWTLTLGNKWKTFFETIHIYLRSRIKTPGTGANDSVYLEPLEMADPTRNLGYMKINSIQVFGYSMHFDPEAIRDLILQLDYPYTQGSQDSALLQLLEIRDRVNRLSPPGQQPLDLFSCLLRHRLKLTANEVVRIHASLQSFNARLPNSLDYETTKLCS; translated from the exons ATGGCTCTATGGGAGCTGCTGTTTCTGACTTTCAGCCTCCGCTGCTGGCTGACAAGCTCTGCCAGTTTAGCTGAAGAAGGCCCTGCAGGCCCCCTGGACTGGCTTCTTTCTGACAAGGGCCCATTTCACCACACACAAGAGTACACTGAATTTGTGGAGAGGAACCGTCAGGGATTTTCCACGAGATACAAGATATACAG GGAATTTGGCCGGTGGAAAGTGAATAACTTGGCTGTAGAGCGACGGGATTTCCTGAACTCCCCTTTGCCTCTCACCCCGGAAATTATAAGGAACATTCGACTCCTGGGACGAAGGCCCACTGCCCAGCTAATTACGGACAACCTGATCAAGAAATATGGGACCCATTTTCTACTGTCAGCTACACTAGGAG GAGAGGAGGCTCTGACTATATTTGTGGACAAGAGGAAGTTGAGTAAGAAAGCAGAGGCGAGCGACTACACCAGTAACAGCACGGCTGTGACTCTGGAGGCCCTGCACCAGCTGGCTGCCTCCTATTTCATAGACAGGGAGAGTACTCTACGAAAGCTACATCACATTCAAATTGCTTCCACTGCCATCAAG GTAACTGAAACAAGGACTGGCCCTCTCGGCTGCAGTAACTATGACAACCTTGATTCGGTCAGTTCTGTGCTGGTTCAGAGTCCCGAGAACAAAGTCCATTTGCAAg GCTTGCAGGTCATTTTGCCAGATTATCTCAGAGACACTTTCGTCCAAGCAGCTCTTAGTTACATTGCCTGCAATGGAGAGGGAACTTTTGTCTGTCGAGACAATGACTGCTGGTGCAAATGTGACCCTAAGTTCCCAGAATGCAACTGCCCCTACATGGATATTCAGGCCATGGAGGAAAGCCTTTTGCGAATCTCTGAATCATGGGCTCTTACCTACAAAGAGTTTGAAGATTCAG ATGAGTTCAAAACATTTCTGATGAGGCTGCCACAGAATTTCTTCCTCAACTCCTCAATGATCCAACATTTGTGGTCGCTGGATGGTGTATTTCAGCGACGCTATGAGCAGCTGGAAAGCAGCATGAAAAGTCTCTTCAAGCGAGCTCAGCGAGTGGTTTACAAGCTCTTCAGCCTCAGCAAGAGGTGCCAAAAGCAGCCCCACATCAACTTACCGCGTGAAAG GCCACAGTCGTACTGGCTGAATTACTTCCAGTCTTTATTATACTGCTCAGAGAACAACCAGCTAGGATCCTTCTCAGAAGAGCTGCATACCTGCATTTGTGCATATGACCATAGTTACTGCCAGGTACCCACACCATGCTTTGTGGGTGATGGTGCAGCCTGTGTGGCTTGTGCCAGCGACAACCACACTCGCTGCGGAAGTTGCAACGTCGGCTTCATGTTAAGTCAAGGGACCTGTCGACCAATGGTGGCAGATTCCAACGAGAACTACCTGGGCTTTGAGACTGATCTTCAAGATCTGGAGCTACGCTACCTCCTACAGAGAGCCGATCGACGCTTAGAGGTCCATGCTATCTTCATCAGCAATGACATGCGTTTGAATAGCTGGTTTGATCCTTCATGGAGGAAGAGGATGCTGCTTACGCTAAAGAGTAACAAATATAAATCCAACCTGGTCCATATGCTCTTAGGCGTCTCCCTTCAAATTTGCCTTACTAAAAACAGCACTCTGGAACCTGCACTCACGCTCTTCATCAATCCCTTCGGAGGGAGCCACTCAGAAAGCTGGTTAATTCCTGTGAACGAGAACAATTTCCCAGACTGGAAGTCTGCTAAGCTGGACCTTCCATTAGAATGCTTTAACTGGACCTTGACTTTGGGCAACAAGTGGAAGACCTTCTTTGAGACCATCCACATTTACCTGAGGAGCCGCATCAAAACTCCAGGCACCGGGGCCAATGACAGTGTTTACCTGGAGCCATTGGAAATGGCTGACCCTACTagaaatctgggttatatgaagattAACAGCATTCAAGTGTTCGGTTACAGTATGCATTTCGACCCGGAAGCAATCCGGGACTTGATCCTGCAGCTGGACTATCCGTACACGCAGGGCTCGCAGGACTCAGCCTTGCTCCAGCTGCTGGAGATCCGAGACCGGGTCAACCGACTCTCTCCACCAGGCCAGCAACCTCTGGACCTGTTCTCCTGCTTATTACGGCACCGTCTCAAACTGACAGCTAATGAGGTAGTGCGCATTCACGCCTCGCTCCAGTCCTTTAATGCCCGTCTCCCCAATTCTCTGGATTATGAGACCACTAAACTCTGTAGCTAA